TCGTCgaaaacaaagtcataatatagtatgtcgaaaaatgtatgtcgatatatacagtatatatatatactgtatatatacatacatatacacacaaggGCTGCATGGTGGTGctgtggttagcactgtcgactcacagcaagagggtcacaggcttggggcccttctgtgtggagtttgcatgttctccccgtgttagcgacAGTTTTCTCCGgcttctccggtttcctcccagtccaaagacatgcaggttaattgttgactctcaattgcccgtaggtgtgaatgtgagcgtaaattgttctctgtctctatgtgtcagccctgtgataggctggcgacctgtccagggtgtaccccgccttcgcccaatgtcagctgggatcagctccagccccccctgcgaccctgaataggataagcagttatagataatggatggatggatggatggatatataaACAAAGCCAACACATCTTAGAAAGGCAGAGGGACAAAGAAATGTTTGCTTTATTTTCTCCAGCAGTATAAATGCAAAATGGTCGAAAGGGGTAAAGAAACTAAAAATTACAACAAATAGTAAACCCTTTCATACTGTAAACACATTCAAGTTTGCAGATAAAGACTTTAACGACTTTAACTTTCATTTAAGAATTTAATGATATAGTAAAGAACTAATATTTCAATTGGGCCTTCCTGACCTTAATTATGAAGATGAACATTTTAAAGCCCGTGGCCTAAAGGCTGGTGGTAGAAGGCTGTAACTCATTAAGCACACATTAAGAGCACAATATTGATCTGTAATTCCATGGTTCCCAACTCATTCAGGCACAAAATAATCCTAATCAAAATTAAATACTTACTGGGTCATAAACAAGTGCATCAAAAGAAATACAGATTTGGCTGATAATGCATAACAATAGgctatgttctttttttttttgttttttctgaatAACTTAATTTTATTCAGTAAATTAAAGTCATTGTGTAGACTGAGGAAATACTCACGGAAGACCAAATGTAAGCCCATGGCTAAACTGAGCTTCTCTGTTAAAGAGAGCAGTTTAAACAGTCCTGGTGCATAACTACTAGGTGCAAATCCTAAACCTAGAGTGAGTCAGACACAATaaggccaatcagggtgtacaTGAAACAACAGTCTCtacatagaaaaaaaacaaatacatttaaaaatatgcttcttcttctttttttttttttagatataacaaaaggttaaataaatatgattaaagaaaagaaaatacacaccTTACACATTTCGAATTATTCAACATTAGATAATAATATACTAAAGTACTGTTCCTATTAAGGATGGCTTCCGTTTTactaatatgaataatattgcGTTTTTAATCAGGACTTTTGTCCCTTTTACAGCTCTAGAAATCTTTGCATTCATAATTAAGATCAATAATTACTGGTTGTAGAAAAGGGGTTTCAAATATACATGAATACTTTCAATACATTCATCTTCTCATCTATGTGTTTAACAGTCAAATGAAATGGATAATAGAATCTCAGAATTGTAATCAAGAGAAAGATAATTTGTGGGGATGAAGATTAAGAGGTCCTCGTAGTGGTATTTTTAACTCAGTCTTCTGCTGACTCAAGAGAAACATGATTATGTggaccacagtgtgtgtgtgtgtgtgtgtacattcacATCTCTGGTTGCCCCCGATGAACAGGGACTTCGTGCTTCTGTTCTGCTGCTGGGGCTTCTGGGATTTGTTGTCCATGCTCTTTGTCTACTACTTGATTTATGAgttcctcttcttctgtctttACCTCCTGTTGCGCTCCATCTTGAGGCTGAAGCTCCTCATGAGccccctctctctgctctgctgctcctgCCTTCTCCTTGTCATCTGCCACCTCTTGCTCCTGGTGAGGTGCGTTGTTGTTGCTGGAGTCCTGCGGTGGAAAAAGTGAATTAATGTTACTGCTGTCGACCATAAATGAAGCTGAGAATAAAACAGCCCAGTAAACCAAAATGAAACACAAACTTTATATATAAAACTACCACTGTCTACATGTTAGTTGTTGGTAAAACATCAAAGCTAATCCTATCATCATATATCCtctcaaaatgaaatgaaaaaacatttttgtattataatgtacctttacatgtatttaatgacaaaaaaaaacagactttgaCAAAACAATTGCAAACTCAACGTACACTTACtaggttttattatttttttaatcaaatatttGATACATTCATTTTTTAGATTGGTTTCATACATTTGAAAAAgttagtaagtggaccttgagttgggATTGCTTTGTCAAATTACTATTTTACCACTGTCAAGAATATACTTTCATatttaaaatttttaaaaatgtttattttctcatATTTAAATATCAAAATGTTGTTCACTGGATTTTGTTTGTTGCGGCTGAAAGgtacaatgtgtaggatttggtggcatctagtggttgcagattgcaacaaactgagtaccccttcactcactcctcccttgccaagactgcggtaacgtgagctgccgagggCAAAACacacactactttaggagcgaAAGAAGTCAGTCgccggctggcggtaccacggttttgcactctgtggctcacgttactacggtggccttcaggaaaCGTAAAATCATgaaagactctctctagagaacagtgtttggtttgagcaacatggcggactctgtgaagaggacccgctccctatgtactGTAGATATGAAGTGCTCATTATAAggtaccctaaccctaacccaattCTTAgtgtcaggtgattatacactaatgaaaacacagttataaatattatattccatttctgctaatacatCCCCCGAAATGtagcacactgttcctttagaAGGCAATCATAACGTTACATAGGAATCAAGTGTGTAAATGTACAGTACCTTTGTGAGAGGTAATGGAGGAGACAGCAGCTCGGATGGGGCCAACAGGCCGTCCTGGTTTAGATCCTGAGTCTGGAGTAAAAAATCTACCATAGACACCACCTGGATTCAGAAAAcaccacatgcacacataccTCAGGTCAGATTAACAGGCCAATAAGTATGAAAGTGTTGTTAGGTATATACAAGTAGACAGCCACTCGTCCTCACCAGCTCATTGGTCCGTGCTCCAGGTGTATGATCGGAGTTATAGTCTGAAATTAGCTTCATCAACTCCAAGCCATCCAGGAGCCCACCGCGATCGTAGTCATAAAGACGAAACAGGAAGAACACCTCTGACACAAAGCAGGAGAAGACTGACATGTTTAATACCAAACACATTTAATATACTGCTGTAGTATAACTGCAGaggatgtacagtatgcatacccccatactgtatacacacaaacacaacttcaGTAATGTTAACACCTGTCGGTTTGGGACACTTATGAACTTATATAAGTGTTATACCAGCAGGTAGAGATGTCTACCTTGCTCCCAGGTGCTGATTTCTGGTCCTCCTTGGCCATCCTTCAGACTTGATTGAATGTAACTTTGCAGCAATCTGTGGTATAAACAGCACAGAGTAGATATCAATTAATCAGTAAAACATTTAGAGCCCGGGATTAACACAGAGGGGTTAGATCTGTTCAACCCTGCAGCGACTTAGTAATACAATTAGACTCCGAGAGGCAAAAAAGAACGACAAAATTAGGATCAAAACATCTAATTTAGTGAAATCTCCCTTTGCTATCTTATACTATGACTCTTGATAGTAGTGATTCTGTTGTTTTCAGCCACAAGAGGTCAGGATTTGTGGCTACTTTGAATAAGTCTTAACACATGACTCCAGGAGGAGGGGCCACCTCATCACAAAGCATCGTGTTCAAATACAGGTTATCCCTGTATTTGCGGATTTTACAGTTTGCTTAATAGTTTTGGAAAGTTGGAACCTTCTTACATGAAGCTGACTGAGAGAAGACACCCTTGGGGCAACACTGATACTTAATGAACCTGTGAGCCGCTCTGCTGTTCTGTTTTAATGTTGTATAAAGTAGCGGTGCTATTTCAGACCACTCCTTCCTGCTCAGGTGGAAACACATGATGACCAAAGTTTCTGTCAAGAGCTTTCAGGGTGTATCAGTCTTGTCCTTCATAGTCTGTCTGACTTCATTTTGAGATGCATTGTTTAGTACAATGCACAGGCCtttaattaaagttaattaAGTCACACCCATGGCAACATGGTTGAAATACTGCACTCATCTTACAATTGAAATCCAGCCTGCACCTCAGCCTCCTGTAGGGAGGTGCAGATCCCATCAACTGCTATTCTACACAGCTGACTAACATTTCTGTGGTCATACACTCAATAGATGTAAGCTAATATGATGTTTACACATCCATTAATCTTATCAGCCAGGAGAAAAAAGCTGCAGTCAAATTGTCACCAATAACATAGCCTACTCTACGACACTAAAAGTCCACAAAGTGTTTGTCTCTCATTTTGTTCCCTGAATAAATTAAACCTGTGATTCACAATGAGTCAGTTCACACTACTGTACCAACGGTGAGCCATTGAATTATGTGTGAGGATAATCTATATTTTCATAATTGCAACATAAAGCAGTGTTATTGCACATGTGATCTTATCAGTTTATGGTGCAGGCCACATCATTAGCACGACACAGCAGCCAAAGTCCACAGAGCGACCAGACAGCAGTTACAGTCCACTAAAACACGCTGCAGGTTGATCAGATTTGGATCAGTACTACTAAATCGTACAGTAGTTTGATAAAATAATGCATGAGAGCAGA
This window of the Sebastes fasciatus isolate fSebFas1 chromosome 2, fSebFas1.pri, whole genome shotgun sequence genome carries:
- the cgref1 gene encoding cell growth regulator with EF hand domain protein 1; the protein is MQTGAFMESHLGRSVPCVLSLYLFIHLCQAAPGVPGSQREESVDAHPASVALFNPFGTGEEDRRLLQSYIQSSLKDGQGGPEISTWEQEVFFLFRLYDYDRGGLLDGLELMKLISDYNSDHTPGARTNELVVSMVDFLLQTQDLNQDGLLAPSELLSPPLPLTKDSSNNNAPHQEQEVADDKEKAGAAEQREGAHEELQPQDGAQQEVKTEEEELINQVVDKEHGQQIPEAPAAEQKHEVPVHRGQPEM